A region of Sesamum indicum cultivar Zhongzhi No. 13 linkage group LG7, S_indicum_v1.0, whole genome shotgun sequence DNA encodes the following proteins:
- the LOC105166767 gene encoding LOW QUALITY PROTEIN: metal-nicotianamine transporter YSL3 (The sequence of the model RefSeq protein was modified relative to this genomic sequence to represent the inferred CDS: inserted 1 base in 1 codon) has translation MGTSDSEETIQRDDLEEMSHQQEDLKRIPPWKEQITIRGIIASILIGIIYSIIVMKLNLTTGLVPNLNVSAALLAYVFIRTWTKLLQKANVVSTPFTRQENTIIQTCAVACYSIAVGGGFGSYLLGLNKRTYEQAGFDTEGNSPGSYKEPGLDWMIGFLFVVSFVGLLALVPLRKIMIIDYKLPYPSGTATAVLINGFHTSKGDKMAKKQVHGFMKFFSLSFIWSFFQWFYSGGVQCGFINFPTFGLRAWKQTFYFDFXLCSHIVNLSLLVGAVLSWGVMWPLISEKKGDWFAKDIKESSMKSLNGYKVFISIALILGDGLYNFLKTLFFTVRSMYSTFNKKNLKADNTTQTLDDLQRNEVFIRESIPMWLACTGYMFFSIISIIVIPIMFPQLKWYYVLVAYMLAPSLSFCNAYGAGLTDMNMAYNYGKVALFVLAALAGKDNGVVAGLIGCGLIKSIVSISSDLMHDFKTGHLTLTSPRSMLISQAFGTAIGCIVAPLSFFLFYKAFDVGNPDGDYKAPYALIYRNMAILGVEGFSALPHHCLQLCYGFFAFAVLANLLRDVGPEKYGKWVPLPMAMAVPFLVGAYFAIDMCVGSLVVYIWHKIDSRKAGLMIPAVASGLICGDGLWILPSSILALAKINPPICMSFLPTAST, from the exons ATGGGCACCAGTGATAGTGAAGAAACAATTCAGAGGGACGATTTGGAAGAAATGAGCCATCAGCAGGAGGATCTGAAGAGGATCCCTCCTTGGAAAGAACAAATAACAATCAGGGGAATAATAGCAAGTATACTGATTGGAATCATATACAGTATCATAGTAATGAAGCTCAATCTCACAACTGGCCTTGTCCCGAACCTCAATGTCTCAGCTGCTCTTCTTGCTTATGTGTTCATCAGAACATGGACAAAGCTTCTCCAAAAGGCTAATGTTGTCTCAACTCCTTTTACCAGACAGGAGAATACAATTATTCAGACTTGTGCTGTTGCTTGCTACAGCATAGCTGTGGGAG GTGGATTTGGGTCTTATTTGTTGGGATTGAACAAGAGGACGTATGAGCAGGCAGGATTTGACACAGAGGGGAATTCACCTGGGAGTTATAAAGAACCTGGGCTTGATTGGATGATTggctttctttttgttgttagtTTTGTTGGATTGTTGGCTTTGGTTCCTCTCagaaag ATTATGATAATAGATTACAAATTACCTTATCCAAGTGGAACTGCAACTGCTGTTCTGATCAATGGATTTCACACTAGTAAAGGAGACAAGATGGCGAA GAAACAGGTCCATGGATTCATGAAGTTCTTCTCACTCAGTTTCATATGGAGTTTCTTCCAATGGTTCTACTCGGGTGGAGTGCAATGTGGATTCATCAACTTCCCCACGTTCGGGTTGAGAGCGTGGAAACAAAC ATTTTACTTTGATT ATCTTTGCTCCCACATTGTGAACTTGTCTTTGCTTGTTGGAGCCGTGCTTTCTTGGGGCGTTATGTGGCCGCTGATAAGTGAGAAGAAGGGAGATTGGTTCGCAAAGGACATCAAAGAAAGCAGCATGAAGAGTTTGAATGGTTACAAG GTTTTCATTTCCATCGCTCTTATTCTAGGTGACGGTCTGTACAATTTTCTCAAGACTCTGTTTTTTACCGTCAGAAGCATGTATTCTACATTCAACAAGAAGAACCTCAAAGCAG ATAACACCACTCAAACCTTAGACGATCTTCAACGGAATGAAGTGTTTATAAGAGAGAGCATTCCAATGTGGCTGGCATGCACTGGTTACAtgtttttctcaattatttcCATAATCGTCATCCCAATCATGTTTCCTCAGCTCAAGTGGTACTATGTGCTTGTCGCCTACATGCTCGCTCCATCTCTAAGCTTCTGCAACGCTTATGGTGCTGGCCTGACTGACATGAACATGGCATACAACTATGGCAAAGTTGCCCTCTTTGTGCTTGCTGCTTTGGCTGGAAAAGACAACGGGGTCGTTGCCGGACTCATTGGGTGTGGTCTCATAAAGTCTATTGTCTCCATATCCTCCGATTTGATGCACGATTTCAAAACCGGCCACCTCACCCTAACATCGCCTAGATCAATGCTCATCAGCCAGGCATTCGGGACGGCCATCGGCTGCATAGTGGCGCCTCTCTCATTCTTCCTCTTTTACAAGGCGTTTGACGTGGGAAACCCCGATGGGGACTACAAAGCCCCATATGCACTCATCTACAGAAACATGGCAATCCTTGGAGTCGAAGGCTTCTCTGCTCTACCCCACCATTGCTTGCAGCTCTGCTACGGGTTTTTTGCGTTTGCCGTATTGGCCAATCTGTTGAGAGATGTCGGCCCAGAGAAATACGGCAAATGGGTTCCCCTTCCAATGGCTATGGCCGTGCCGTTTCTTGTGGGAGCTTACTTTGCAATCGATATGTGTGTGGGGAGTTTGGTTGTATATATTTGGCATAAAATTGATAGCAGAAAGGCAGGTCTGATGATCCCAGCGGTTGCTTCAGGTTTGATCTGTGGCGATGGGCTGTGGATTCTGCCTTCCTCCATTCTTGCTTTGGCCAAGATCAACCCGCCAATCTGCATGAGCTTCTTGCCTACAGCTAGCACGTGA
- the LOC105166922 gene encoding uncharacterized protein LOC105166922, protein MGNDNPSCSSSTLRFLKQPASDSSPFELHEGDIVWSFFPSASPPSPHRRRHRHRFSPIRSGLSAALEDHHLPPMRRASKMMPANARPPNASPKFRQSAPVNVPVWPERHRESYSKRNLWRFDEVEDKDGEKEEEKMIPPHVIVARSHVTSSVFEGAGRTLKGRDLCRVRNAVFQKTGLIE, encoded by the coding sequence ATGGGCAACGACAACCCCTCCTGTTCCTCCTCCACTCTCCGCTTCCTCAAACAACCCGCCTCCGACTCCTCGCCGTTCGAGCTCCACGAAGGCGACATTGTTTGGTCCTTCTTCCCCTCCGCTTCCCCGCCGTCGCCCCACCGCCGCCGTCATCGCCATCGATTCAGTCCTATTCGGTCCGGACTTTCTGCCGCCCTGGAAGACCACCATCTCCCACCAATGCGCCGAGCCTCGAAGATGATGCCTGCGAATGCACGGCCTCCGAATGCTTCCCCAAAATTCCGCCAGTCGGCGCCGGTGAATGTTCCTGTGTGGCCGGAGAGACATCGAGAGAGTTACAGCAAGCGCAATCTGTGGAGGTTCGATGAGGTGGAGGATAAAGATGGggagaaagaggaagagaagaTGATTCCACCTCACGTGATCGTGGCCAGATCGCACGTGACTTCCTCCGTTTTTGAAGGCGCCGGGAGAACGTTGAAAGGGAGGGATTTATGCAGAGTGCGCAACGCTGTTTTCCAAAAAACAGGTCTCATTGAGTGA
- the LOC105166769 gene encoding cytochrome b5-like, producing the protein MASDPKVHTFEEVAKHNKTKDCWLIISGKVYDVTPFMDDHPGGDEVLLSATGKDATNDFEDVGHSDSAREMMDKYYIGEIDMATVPLKRAYTPPQQAHYNPDKTPEFVIKILQFLVPLLILGLAFAVRHYTKEKEK; encoded by the exons ATGGCGTCAGATCCGAAAGTCCACACGTTCGAGGAGGTTGCGAAGCATAATAAGACTAAGGATTGTTGGCTGATTATCAGTGGAAAG GTTTATGATGTAACTCCATTCATGGATGATCACCCTGGAGGTGATGAAGTATTGCTATCTGCAACTG GAAAAGATGCAACAAACGACTTTGAAGATGTTGGCCACAGTGATTCTGCTAGGGAGATGATGGACAAATATTACATTGGGGAGATCGACATGGCAACGGTTCCCCTTAAACGCGCATACACACCTCCTCAACAAGCACATTACAATCCAGATAAGACTCCGGAGTTTGTGATCAAGATTTTGCAGTTCCTCGTCCCTCTTCTGATCTTGGGGTTGGCATTTGCAGTTCGACACTACAccaaagagaaagagaaatga